One genomic window of Corynebacterium pseudotuberculosis includes the following:
- a CDS encoding glycerol-3-phosphate dehydrogenase/oxidase, whose amino-acid sequence MGMSFNPQVFEQAWDRFGSEDFDVVIIGGGSVGAGAALDAATRGLRTAVVETRDFAAGTSSRSSKMFHGGLRYLAMLDFKLVAESLHERELNMSVLAPHLVKPLKFIFPLTHRLWERVMMFGGFALYDLMGGAKSVPMQKHLTRGGVLKAAPGLRNDAIVGGVRYYDTLVDDARHTMMVLRTAAHYGAVVRPSTQVVGFDKDASGRIVAAQVRDTDTGEVTTIRGKVFINATGVWNDEVEKLAGARGKFSVHASKGIHIVVEKDKLDADAALCFVTEKSVLFVIPWGNYWIIGTTDTDWDQKLSKPDPAPTRADIDYVLSQVNQRVNRKLGYEDIVGVFSGLRPLLSGKSDATTNLSRNHAVAVVTPGLVSVAGGKYTTYRVIGKDAVDVALKEAKITAPESVTERTPIVGADGYHALVNQVSLLAAKYGVDEQLITHMLGRYGSLCEQVLAPGLEDPQLLTPVEGAEGYCWAEVLYAVTDEGALHVEDVLLRRLRVGMEYADRGVGAVDGVARRIAPYLGWDETRVEEEISGFVDRVNAELAAEKALTDVEANTIMTTATQTRSKVNLDVEG is encoded by the coding sequence ATGGGTATGTCATTTAATCCTCAGGTTTTTGAACAGGCCTGGGACCGTTTCGGGTCAGAAGACTTTGACGTTGTCATTATCGGCGGTGGCTCCGTGGGTGCTGGTGCGGCGCTTGATGCTGCTACCCGAGGATTGCGCACTGCTGTGGTGGAAACTCGTGATTTTGCTGCCGGTACATCCTCGCGATCATCAAAGATGTTCCATGGCGGTTTGCGCTACCTTGCCATGCTCGATTTTAAGCTCGTGGCCGAGTCTCTCCATGAGCGTGAGCTCAACATGTCTGTCTTGGCGCCACACCTGGTCAAACCCCTAAAGTTCATTTTCCCCTTGACTCACCGGCTCTGGGAACGTGTGATGATGTTCGGCGGCTTTGCCCTCTATGACCTTATGGGAGGGGCTAAGAGTGTGCCGATGCAGAAACACCTCACCCGTGGAGGGGTCTTAAAGGCTGCTCCAGGGTTGCGTAATGATGCCATCGTTGGCGGTGTCCGCTACTACGACACCCTTGTTGATGATGCCCGCCACACGATGATGGTTCTACGTACTGCGGCGCATTATGGCGCGGTGGTTCGCCCATCGACTCAGGTAGTGGGCTTTGATAAAGACGCCTCTGGGCGGATAGTAGCCGCACAGGTACGTGATACTGATACCGGTGAGGTAACCACAATCCGCGGCAAAGTGTTTATTAACGCCACGGGTGTGTGGAATGACGAGGTAGAAAAGCTTGCCGGAGCTCGGGGCAAGTTCTCTGTTCATGCGTCCAAAGGCATTCATATTGTTGTGGAGAAGGACAAGCTCGATGCCGATGCGGCGCTGTGCTTTGTCACAGAGAAGTCTGTGCTGTTTGTTATTCCATGGGGTAATTATTGGATCATTGGTACCACGGATACCGACTGGGATCAGAAATTGTCCAAGCCCGATCCTGCTCCTACGCGTGCGGACATCGATTACGTGCTATCCCAAGTTAATCAGCGCGTAAACAGGAAGCTGGGATATGAGGATATCGTGGGGGTCTTCTCCGGATTGCGTCCACTGCTCAGTGGTAAGTCGGATGCCACGACGAATTTGTCGCGTAATCACGCCGTCGCTGTAGTAACACCAGGGTTGGTTTCTGTAGCCGGCGGAAAGTACACCACGTATCGAGTGATCGGCAAGGATGCCGTGGATGTGGCGCTTAAAGAGGCCAAGATTACTGCCCCGGAGTCTGTAACCGAACGTACTCCTATTGTGGGCGCTGACGGCTACCATGCGCTGGTTAACCAGGTATCCCTGTTGGCGGCTAAGTATGGAGTGGATGAACAGCTGATCACGCATATGCTCGGCAGGTACGGCTCCTTGTGTGAGCAGGTGTTGGCTCCTGGACTAGAGGATCCGCAGTTGCTGACTCCTGTGGAGGGTGCTGAGGGCTATTGCTGGGCTGAGGTACTGTATGCCGTCACTGACGAGGGTGCTTTGCACGTGGAGGATGTATTGCTGCGTCGTCTTCGCGTGGGGATGGAATATGCAGACCGCGGTGTAGGTGCTGTAGACGGCGTGGCTCGGCGGATTGCCCCATATTTAGGGTGGGACGAAACGCGCGTGGAAGAAGAGATTTCAGGATTTGTCGATCGCGTAAATGCGGAACTAGCTGCGGAAAAAGCATTGACGGATGTTGAGGCGAACACAATTATGACCACCGCGACCCAAACCCGTTCCAAAGTAAATCTGGACGTTGAGGGATAA
- a CDS encoding sulfurtransferase, which produces MSITISVEELAQRINTGSNNIILASLWSPHEGGGYAQFSSEHISTARYCDTAFALASAPSSKLGRNPLPTKNILDQWFIRWGLTDDRQVVVYDNHRGLFAARAWWILKWAGVPDVVILDGGQQAWEAAGHETLGGPGNPRSYSTIEPELGGMPTATIEDVKSHTGILLDAREANRFAGRKEHLDLKAGHIPGAVNVPSRDLLTQEGLFKTPEEIRAAFAAVGITSADDVIVYSGSGNHSAQAIIAMNIAGIGTPRHYVGGWSQWAADPKNPVEHGDAR; this is translated from the coding sequence ATGAGTATCACAATTAGCGTCGAAGAACTCGCACAGCGGATCAACACTGGTAGCAATAACATCATTCTTGCCAGCCTATGGTCGCCTCATGAGGGCGGAGGATATGCGCAGTTTAGTTCAGAGCATATTTCCACTGCGCGTTACTGTGACACAGCGTTTGCTTTGGCATCTGCTCCCAGTTCCAAGCTGGGCCGTAACCCGCTTCCCACCAAGAATATTCTGGACCAGTGGTTTATCCGCTGGGGGTTGACCGATGATCGTCAAGTTGTGGTGTATGACAATCACCGAGGCCTTTTCGCTGCGCGCGCCTGGTGGATTCTCAAGTGGGCCGGAGTCCCGGATGTAGTGATCCTGGATGGTGGACAACAAGCATGGGAAGCCGCAGGACATGAAACATTGGGCGGGCCAGGCAACCCACGATCATATTCCACCATTGAGCCAGAACTAGGCGGAATGCCCACCGCAACAATTGAAGATGTGAAGAGCCATACCGGGATACTCTTGGATGCTCGTGAGGCTAATCGCTTTGCCGGGCGTAAAGAACACCTTGACCTCAAGGCCGGCCATATCCCTGGTGCCGTCAATGTTCCTTCCAGAGATCTGCTTACCCAGGAAGGCCTGTTTAAAACTCCAGAGGAAATTCGCGCGGCATTTGCTGCTGTAGGGATTACTAGCGCTGATGATGTGATCGTTTATTCGGGGTCTGGTAACCATTCGGCCCAGGCGATCATCGCTATGAATATTGCTGGCATAGGAACGCCTCGGCATTACGTGGGCGGATGGTCACAATGGGCGGCGGATCCCAAGAACCCTGTTGAACATGGGGATGCGCGCTAG
- the pyrE gene encoding orotate phosphoribosyltransferase: protein MSINAAKKNELAELVKELAVVHGKVTLSSGKEADYYVDLRRATLHHRASRLIGELLRELTADWDYACVGGLTLGADPVATSVMHAEGRAIDAFVVRKEAKKHGMQRRVEGPDVVGKKVLVVEDTTTTGNSPLTAVAALREIGAEVVGVATVVDRATGAADVIAAEGLEYRYLIGLEDLGLV from the coding sequence ATGTCTATCAATGCAGCAAAGAAAAATGAACTGGCGGAACTGGTCAAAGAACTTGCCGTTGTTCACGGCAAAGTGACGTTGTCCTCAGGCAAAGAGGCTGATTACTATGTTGACCTGCGCCGGGCTACCTTGCACCATCGCGCATCGCGCCTGATCGGAGAGTTGCTGCGTGAGCTCACCGCTGACTGGGATTATGCGTGCGTTGGTGGGCTCACCCTAGGCGCGGATCCTGTGGCTACCTCCGTTATGCACGCCGAAGGTCGGGCAATCGACGCCTTTGTTGTGCGCAAAGAGGCTAAAAAGCACGGAATGCAGCGTCGTGTTGAAGGCCCTGATGTGGTGGGCAAGAAAGTCCTGGTTGTAGAGGACACCACAACCACCGGAAACTCTCCGCTAACAGCAGTAGCCGCGCTGCGAGAAATCGGTGCAGAGGTTGTAGGCGTGGCCACCGTGGTGGATCGCGCTACCGGCGCTGCCGATGTTATTGCTGCAGAAGGCTTGGAGTATCGCTACCTCATCGGACTCGAGGATCTAGGCCTTGTCTAA
- a CDS encoding TrmH family RNA methyltransferase has protein sequence MSNVTSAPGPTEWGEGLHGVGPWVEEHPGVPHPREPHYDPDLLEAGDRRNVVDAYRYWSRPAIIKDIDTRRHALHVAIENFENDANIGTVVRTANAFAVDTVHIVGRRRWNRRGAMVTDRYQHLMHHPDTQSLVDWALSEGLTIVAIDNTPGCIPLETAELPEKCILLFGQEGPGVTQAAQKGALMTCSIAQFGSTRSINAGVAAGIAMHTWIRQHADLGKAW, from the coding sequence TTGTCTAACGTCACCTCCGCGCCGGGTCCTACAGAGTGGGGCGAAGGGCTGCACGGGGTTGGGCCGTGGGTAGAAGAACACCCTGGCGTACCGCACCCCCGTGAGCCGCACTACGATCCTGATCTCCTGGAAGCAGGGGATCGTCGTAACGTTGTGGATGCCTATCGTTATTGGTCGCGGCCTGCGATAATCAAGGACATAGACACCCGGCGGCATGCCCTGCACGTGGCGATTGAGAACTTTGAAAACGACGCGAACATTGGCACCGTTGTGCGCACGGCTAATGCGTTTGCCGTGGACACGGTGCACATTGTGGGGCGACGCAGATGGAACCGGCGTGGTGCAATGGTCACTGACCGCTACCAGCACCTTATGCACCATCCAGATACTCAAAGCCTGGTCGATTGGGCGTTATCGGAAGGCCTCACAATTGTGGCCATTGATAACACCCCGGGATGCATCCCGTTGGAGACCGCCGAGCTGCCGGAAAAGTGCATTCTCCTTTTCGGCCAAGAAGGCCCGGGGGTAACGCAGGCGGCACAAAAGGGCGCGCTGATGACTTGCTCTATCGCACAGTTTGGATCAACGCGCTCTATCAACGCTGGTGTTGCTGCTGGAATAGCCATGCATACCTGGATAAGGCAACACGCCGATCTGGGCAAAGCATGGTAG
- a CDS encoding glycoside hydrolase family 76 protein: MNEIWLHRADLAESAINERHASSLWGLPHTNLAVVAWPPNIKEKLFYRWHYWWQAHYLDCLVDAALRRPTKARKQRIRETITGIQVRNLGKLTRNNYYDDKSWLALALDRERRMRSRGKRKNMRALEANIAAGADPVVGVLPWRVGEHFFNVPTNGPAAIMFARNGDIAKAREIIDWIFDNLIDEKGLVMDGVRMSMRGPELVKYTHPYCQGVVIGACVEVAEALRADPATYEDSITYLAHARAVIHATAKEMTTRSGVIDWVTGDGDGGLFKGILARYLADAAVRLPDDSDANRSARNIAKRLVMASAESVWNHRLEVDGLPVFATDWTDDAKLPHNFGVGGSALSDIVNVVRIDERDLSVQLSGWMLLEAAARIVESE, translated from the coding sequence TTGAACGAAATATGGCTGCATCGTGCTGATCTCGCTGAATCTGCGATCAATGAGAGGCATGCATCGTCGTTGTGGGGGCTTCCTCATACGAATTTAGCGGTCGTAGCGTGGCCTCCAAATATAAAGGAAAAGCTCTTTTATCGGTGGCATTACTGGTGGCAAGCACATTATTTAGATTGCCTTGTGGATGCTGCTCTTCGTCGTCCCACCAAAGCCCGCAAACAAAGAATCCGGGAGACCATTACCGGCATCCAAGTGCGCAACCTGGGCAAGCTCACTCGCAATAATTATTACGATGATAAGTCTTGGTTGGCGCTTGCCCTGGACCGGGAACGTCGCATGCGGAGTCGAGGCAAACGCAAGAATATGCGTGCGCTGGAGGCCAACATCGCCGCTGGCGCTGATCCAGTGGTGGGTGTGCTGCCGTGGCGCGTGGGAGAACATTTTTTTAACGTGCCCACAAACGGCCCGGCGGCCATCATGTTTGCGCGCAACGGCGATATTGCTAAAGCGCGCGAGATCATCGACTGGATTTTTGACAATCTTATCGATGAAAAAGGCCTGGTGATGGATGGGGTGCGCATGAGTATGCGAGGCCCGGAGCTGGTTAAATACACGCATCCTTATTGCCAGGGCGTGGTTATTGGGGCATGCGTGGAGGTTGCCGAGGCGCTGCGCGCTGACCCAGCAACGTATGAAGACTCGATTACGTATTTAGCTCATGCGCGTGCCGTGATCCATGCAACGGCCAAAGAAATGACAACGCGATCAGGGGTGATCGACTGGGTGACCGGTGATGGCGACGGCGGACTATTCAAGGGGATTTTGGCGCGCTATCTTGCTGATGCCGCGGTGAGGCTGCCGGACGACAGCGACGCTAATCGCTCTGCCCGCAATATTGCTAAGCGTCTGGTTATGGCCTCAGCGGAAAGTGTGTGGAACCATCGCCTAGAGGTTGACGGCCTGCCCGTATTTGCTACCGACTGGACGGATGATGCAAAGCTTCCTCACAACTTTGGCGTGGGAGGCTCGGCGTTGAGCGACATAGTAAACGTGGTGCGTATCGACGAACGCGACCTATCCGTGCAACTATCGGGATGGATGCTGCTGGAAGCTGCCGCGCGCATAGTCGAGTCCGAATAG
- the fbaA gene encoding class II fructose-bisphosphate aldolase, translating into MPIATPEVYNEMLDRAKAGGFAFPAINCTSSETINAALKGFAEAESDGIIQFSTGGAEFGSGLAVKNKVKGAVALAAFAHEAAKSYGINVALHTDHCQKEVLDEYVRPLIAISQERVDRGELPLFQSHMWDGSAVPIDENLSIAQELLQKARKAHIILEAEIGVVGGEEDGVEAKAGANLYTTPEDFEKTINALGTGENGRYLLAATFGNVHGVYKPGNVKLRPEVLLEGQKVARKLLGLDDSALPFDFVFHGGSGSEKEKIEEALTYGVIKMNVDTDTQYAFSRPIAAHMFSNYDGVLKIDGEVGNKKVYDPRSYMKKAEQSMSERIIEACQDLHSVGTSVTK; encoded by the coding sequence ATGCCTATCGCAACTCCCGAGGTCTACAATGAGATGCTGGATCGAGCTAAGGCAGGCGGATTTGCCTTCCCGGCTATCAACTGCACTTCTTCTGAAACCATCAACGCAGCTCTGAAGGGTTTTGCTGAAGCTGAGTCTGACGGCATCATTCAGTTCTCCACCGGTGGCGCGGAGTTCGGTTCTGGCCTTGCAGTGAAGAACAAAGTCAAGGGTGCTGTGGCTCTCGCCGCATTTGCTCACGAGGCTGCAAAGAGCTACGGCATTAACGTTGCACTCCATACCGATCACTGTCAGAAAGAAGTGCTGGACGAGTACGTTCGCCCGCTGATTGCTATTTCTCAGGAGCGCGTAGACCGCGGCGAGCTTCCGTTGTTCCAGTCCCACATGTGGGATGGCTCTGCGGTTCCGATCGATGAGAACCTTTCGATTGCTCAGGAGCTGCTCCAGAAAGCACGTAAAGCTCACATCATTCTTGAGGCTGAGATTGGCGTTGTCGGTGGCGAGGAAGACGGTGTAGAGGCCAAGGCCGGCGCAAACCTCTATACCACTCCAGAGGACTTTGAAAAGACCATCAACGCCCTAGGTACCGGCGAAAATGGCCGTTACCTGCTGGCAGCGACCTTTGGAAACGTCCACGGCGTGTACAAGCCAGGCAACGTTAAGCTGCGCCCAGAAGTTCTTCTGGAAGGTCAGAAGGTTGCCCGCAAGCTGCTCGGCCTAGACGATTCCGCTTTGCCATTCGACTTTGTCTTCCACGGTGGCTCCGGCTCTGAGAAGGAGAAGATCGAGGAGGCGCTCACCTATGGCGTGATCAAGATGAATGTGGACACTGACACCCAGTACGCATTCTCCCGTCCTATCGCTGCTCACATGTTCTCCAACTACGACGGCGTGCTCAAGATCGACGGCGAGGTAGGAAACAAGAAGGTCTACGATCCTCGTTCCTACATGAAGAAGGCTGAGCAGAGCATGTCTGAGCGCATCATCGAGGCCTGCCAGGATCTACACTCTGTGGGAACCTCGGTAACCAAGTAA
- a CDS encoding SdrD B-like domain-containing protein, translating to MGSRPGPRFVALTTAASLALAGLTVTVPSAFAAVDDGTTNAFTSNPDAKFANEIFFFDFSKVASGEQLENKWDSKNPENNEGGFGGKRIKEGDTYTYKDTDGLPKGMEVTVTIKSIKAIYPDAKSSNGTPLTVENGGIWARNVTWNDFFRPLDFAALAGRNSDRDKWFDREVLYPSDPGAKWQISQYLNPDLFNNNADSVGNQGYTFDLDIQGTLNGKPISLDVVASDGESTGIKVEGHNNPYGSNLEKGGVPENLGLVTNADGGWQVIQDLVGKDKRYYYVDNTPTVPTKVPNGKDPYAPIVVTPESEWSLQNGDKSYGWVDTELNEEGGEWKSIPQSQPLLVSRGAKTVSVTLDNHPRGKTGSRQGVVAGIFIPTDQGDAPKSYGEASHILDNWNVTGQPKQNPDVKFEPKNRVGTEMPTRDGGKNWSDDAKKDSEEDVQPNVFKDGFENANGKVTFPVTATGSDVVAWVDLDNNGTFDESERRVGVLKDGNATFDWSDADKKPEPGKDYYARIRVGGDGVKADDMKQPTGVIPGGEVEDLKFMVDKKPEPLVSLGDKVWFDQDFDGLQTDGEPGVKGVKVSLLNEQGQPFNRPGTQEPYVVTTGENGEYLFENLPKGKYKVQFDYSAARTTDGRSFASFTLPSVVVNGSDEKDSDVIESNNGIGSARVIDLQGDRRDVDAGLVVVSVAPKVSVGDFVWHDKNNDGIQNDGEDSGIPGVELRLLDPEGKPVKSTVTDAEGKYLFEDLPVLKDGQSYTVEVLKNPEGFAPAKTGGTEDAEKDSSTKSAKTTPGTLTKDKDKDLSLDFGFIKLGSLSGMTWFDANRDGIRDDNEKPRAGVTVTLLKDGKPVEGVDPVETKEDGTYTFEGLIPGVGYSVRFGDKENLTKKTEGDVTKDKDSNADPNTGETATAEVKAGENTPNLDAGYIFEPTTKNSVTVAHQGETQKSTDNDPEKFGNITDEGITPAEMFPDVDPALPVEYSLVDASGNPTDKVEVPGQGTYTVDNSGVVTFEPHPDFVGTAKTVVVTAKQGEVTHTAKYTPIVVPKDGDGEFPLPHFVDKGETGEPVTVTPGKGNHPDYPADLLPETVKFVEDGQPKGAVISEDGKKMTVPGQGVWTIDEDGSFTFTPEGDFVGSPDTVKYNGEDANGNPGTNNGTVTITYPIPEGNGTLIGNLLIAGGIIGGVGLLAGLVSGATGSSGSSSAPNAAEPTQTPKAEPAKAEPTKVAPKAEEKKSPMLATTGASVLGLLVAALVLVLAGAALIGRRKNK from the coding sequence GTGGGCAGTAGACCCGGCCCAAGGTTTGTAGCACTAACTACAGCTGCATCCCTTGCCCTCGCAGGCTTAACCGTAACGGTTCCCTCAGCCTTTGCAGCCGTCGATGACGGAACAACTAACGCTTTTACCAGCAATCCAGATGCAAAATTTGCTAATGAGATTTTCTTCTTTGATTTCTCCAAGGTAGCTAGTGGCGAGCAGCTTGAAAATAAGTGGGATTCAAAAAATCCTGAAAACAATGAAGGCGGCTTTGGCGGTAAACGCATCAAAGAAGGTGACACCTACACCTATAAAGACACCGATGGTCTACCTAAAGGGATGGAAGTTACCGTAACCATCAAGAGCATTAAGGCTATATACCCTGATGCTAAGAGCAGCAACGGCACGCCGCTTACAGTGGAAAACGGTGGCATCTGGGCGCGCAATGTGACGTGGAATGACTTCTTCCGTCCGCTTGATTTTGCTGCGCTTGCAGGACGTAATTCGGACCGTGACAAATGGTTTGACAGGGAAGTCTTGTATCCAAGTGATCCCGGCGCAAAATGGCAGATCAGCCAGTATCTTAATCCGGATCTTTTTAATAATAATGCCGATAGTGTAGGTAACCAGGGCTACACCTTTGACCTTGATATTCAAGGCACGCTGAATGGCAAGCCCATCTCCCTTGACGTGGTGGCCTCTGACGGGGAATCCACTGGAATCAAGGTGGAGGGGCACAACAACCCTTATGGCAGCAATTTGGAAAAAGGCGGAGTCCCGGAGAACCTTGGCCTGGTTACCAACGCCGACGGCGGCTGGCAGGTCATCCAGGATCTTGTGGGTAAGGATAAGCGTTACTACTACGTAGATAACACTCCCACGGTGCCTACCAAAGTCCCAAACGGTAAAGACCCCTACGCGCCGATCGTCGTAACGCCCGAATCCGAGTGGTCCTTGCAAAACGGCGACAAGAGCTACGGCTGGGTGGACACGGAGTTGAATGAAGAAGGCGGCGAATGGAAATCCATCCCGCAGTCGCAGCCCCTTCTTGTCAGCCGCGGCGCCAAGACTGTGTCCGTTACGTTGGATAACCACCCGCGCGGTAAGACCGGCTCCCGCCAGGGCGTGGTCGCGGGTATCTTCATTCCTACAGATCAGGGCGATGCGCCGAAGTCTTATGGGGAAGCCAGCCACATCCTGGATAACTGGAATGTGACAGGCCAGCCGAAGCAGAATCCGGACGTTAAGTTTGAGCCTAAGAATCGCGTGGGCACTGAAATGCCGACTCGTGACGGCGGCAAGAATTGGAGCGACGACGCCAAGAAGGACTCCGAGGAAGACGTCCAACCGAACGTTTTCAAAGATGGTTTTGAAAATGCCAACGGCAAAGTCACTTTCCCCGTAACCGCTACGGGTAGCGACGTTGTGGCATGGGTAGACCTGGATAACAATGGCACTTTTGATGAGTCAGAGCGTCGCGTGGGTGTGCTTAAAGACGGCAACGCCACCTTCGACTGGAGCGACGCTGATAAGAAGCCTGAGCCCGGCAAGGATTACTATGCGCGTATCCGTGTAGGCGGCGATGGCGTCAAGGCCGATGATATGAAGCAGCCCACAGGCGTTATCCCCGGTGGCGAGGTCGAAGACCTTAAGTTTATGGTGGATAAAAAGCCGGAGCCATTGGTTTCTTTGGGTGATAAAGTCTGGTTTGATCAGGACTTTGACGGGCTGCAAACGGACGGCGAGCCCGGTGTTAAGGGCGTAAAGGTGTCGCTGCTGAATGAGCAGGGTCAACCCTTCAATCGGCCAGGCACGCAGGAACCTTATGTGGTAACTACCGGTGAGAACGGCGAGTATCTCTTTGAAAACCTGCCCAAGGGCAAGTACAAGGTGCAATTCGACTACTCTGCTGCGCGCACCACAGACGGTCGGTCTTTCGCGTCCTTTACTCTCCCCAGCGTTGTGGTGAATGGCAGCGATGAGAAAGACTCGGACGTCATAGAATCAAACAACGGTATTGGTTCCGCCAGGGTCATTGATCTGCAGGGGGATCGTCGCGACGTAGATGCGGGCCTGGTTGTTGTCTCCGTTGCTCCTAAGGTTTCCGTGGGCGATTTTGTCTGGCATGACAAGAACAATGACGGCATCCAAAACGATGGCGAGGATAGCGGCATTCCCGGCGTTGAGCTAAGGCTCCTCGACCCGGAGGGCAAGCCGGTGAAGAGCACAGTCACGGACGCAGAAGGCAAGTATCTTTTTGAGGACCTTCCGGTGCTCAAGGACGGCCAAAGCTACACGGTAGAGGTGCTGAAAAATCCTGAAGGCTTTGCTCCCGCAAAAACCGGTGGTACCGAGGACGCTGAGAAAGACTCCTCCACAAAGAGCGCAAAAACTACCCCGGGCACGCTGACCAAGGACAAGGATAAAGACCTCAGCTTGGACTTTGGCTTTATCAAACTGGGCTCGCTCTCCGGCATGACCTGGTTCGATGCCAATAGAGACGGTATCCGCGACGATAACGAGAAGCCGCGTGCAGGCGTGACCGTTACGTTGCTGAAAGACGGCAAGCCCGTCGAGGGCGTTGACCCCGTGGAAACTAAGGAAGACGGCACCTACACATTCGAGGGACTTATCCCCGGCGTGGGCTACTCTGTGCGTTTTGGCGACAAAGAAAACCTGACCAAGAAGACGGAAGGCGACGTTACCAAGGATAAGGACTCAAACGCCGATCCGAACACGGGTGAAACCGCCACCGCTGAGGTGAAGGCCGGGGAGAACACCCCCAACCTGGATGCCGGATACATCTTTGAGCCCACCACCAAGAACTCGGTGACTGTGGCGCACCAAGGTGAGACACAGAAGTCCACCGATAATGACCCGGAAAAATTTGGGAATATCACGGACGAGGGCATTACCCCCGCAGAAATGTTCCCCGACGTTGACCCTGCTCTTCCTGTGGAATATTCGCTTGTCGACGCTTCCGGTAACCCGACCGACAAGGTAGAGGTGCCAGGTCAAGGAACCTACACCGTGGATAATAGCGGCGTGGTTACCTTTGAACCGCACCCTGATTTTGTGGGGACGGCAAAGACCGTGGTGGTTACTGCCAAGCAGGGTGAGGTGACTCATACGGCTAAGTACACGCCGATTGTTGTTCCCAAAGATGGGGACGGCGAGTTCCCGCTACCGCATTTTGTGGACAAAGGCGAGACCGGCGAGCCGGTAACCGTGACCCCAGGCAAGGGGAATCATCCTGATTATCCCGCAGATTTGTTGCCAGAAACCGTGAAGTTTGTTGAAGACGGGCAGCCTAAGGGCGCTGTAATCTCTGAAGACGGCAAGAAGATGACCGTTCCCGGTCAAGGCGTATGGACTATCGACGAGGACGGGAGCTTTACCTTCACCCCTGAAGGAGACTTTGTGGGAAGCCCGGATACGGTGAAATACAACGGTGAAGATGCTAACGGAAACCCAGGCACAAACAACGGAACCGTCACCATTACATACCCAATCCCTGAAGGTAACGGCACTCTGATTGGTAACCTGCTCATCGCTGGTGGGATTATCGGCGGCGTTGGCTTGCTGGCTGGCTTGGTAAGTGGTGCCACCGGCAGTAGCGGCAGTTCTTCCGCTCCTAATGCGGCTGAACCGACGCAGACGCCAAAAGCTGAGCCTGCAAAGGCCGAGCCGACAAAGGTAGCGCCGAAGGCCGAGGAAAAGAAGTCCCCGATGCTGGCCACTACTGGTGCAAGTGTTCTAGGGCTGCTGGTAGCAGCACTCGTGCTTGTGCTCGCAGGAGCTGCGCTGATTGGGCGTCGTAAGAATAAGTAA
- a CDS encoding PadR family transcriptional regulator yields the protein MAESQLRKGVLELIVLAALEKEPAYGGALIERLGVEVSTGTLYPLLTRMKKHAWIDSHWEESPSGPPRKIYSVTEKGSERISDLAQEWRALSVFVNDYLEGIGK from the coding sequence ATGGCGGAATCGCAATTAAGAAAAGGCGTGCTCGAGCTGATCGTTTTGGCCGCATTGGAAAAGGAACCCGCTTATGGCGGTGCACTCATCGAACGCCTGGGGGTGGAAGTCTCCACGGGAACTCTTTATCCGCTGCTGACCCGAATGAAAAAGCATGCGTGGATTGATAGCCATTGGGAGGAATCACCTTCAGGGCCGCCGCGCAAGATTTATTCGGTCACGGAAAAGGGGAGTGAACGTATATCTGATCTGGCTCAGGAATGGCGCGCATTATCCGTATTTGTCAACGACTATCTGGAAGGGATCGGAAAATGA
- a CDS encoding DUF5808 domain-containing protein, producing the protein MTNFYEREQDGTIRIFGVAVHSPQTQFKIFEPENPALFIPRTWGIGWDLNVGAVAVKLGLVRPDDSLPDLQEYVPSRTLKALKYMPFIGAGIVSLAACATKHKRVSYTALSGTMALWSADKDVTAKAQTLGLQTMAFLDICAGKTGSRPLSTIAVLSLPVVTTAVVVGTVKSALLNLDATLKAKTNE; encoded by the coding sequence ATGACCAACTTTTATGAGCGTGAGCAGGACGGGACTATCAGAATTTTTGGTGTTGCGGTGCATTCTCCGCAGACACAATTTAAAATTTTTGAGCCCGAGAACCCCGCCCTCTTTATCCCCCGGACCTGGGGCATTGGATGGGATCTCAACGTGGGTGCGGTTGCGGTGAAACTGGGGCTGGTGCGGCCTGATGATTCACTGCCGGATCTTCAAGAGTATGTGCCTTCGCGGACGCTTAAAGCATTGAAATACATGCCATTTATTGGTGCCGGAATAGTGTCGCTGGCCGCTTGCGCCACTAAACACAAACGCGTCTCTTATACCGCGCTTAGTGGAACAATGGCCTTGTGGAGCGCAGATAAAGACGTGACGGCTAAGGCTCAGACCCTCGGCTTGCAGACCATGGCTTTTCTGGACATATGCGCAGGGAAGACTGGCTCTCGCCCGCTTTCCACGATCGCCGTCCTTAGCCTTCCTGTGGTTACTACCGCCGTGGTAGTAGGCACCGTTAAATCCGCGCTGCTCAATCTGGACGCAACGTTGAAGGCAAAAACCAATGAATGA